Genomic segment of Dromiciops gliroides isolate mDroGli1 chromosome 3, mDroGli1.pri, whole genome shotgun sequence:
TCTATATCTAGAATGACCCACGGGGCCAAATCACCACTTTCTCCCCTATCCCAACTTGGAGGGAGGCAGCTTGAGCCCCAAGCCTGACCAATGCAAAGAAGCACATGTACACAACCCAGGAAAAGCTTTCTAACAATCATGTTATTGAAAAGtggcatgagggggcagctaggtggcacagtggataaagcaccggccctggattcaggagtacctgagttcaaatgcggcctcagacacttgacacttactagctgtgtgaccctgggcaagtcacttaaccccccattgccctgcaaaaataaataaataaataaacagacagacagacagacagacagatagatagatagatagatagatagatagatagataaatagagaaagaaagaaagaaagaaagaaagaaagaaagaaagaaagaaagaaagaaagaaagaaagaaagaaagaaagaaaggaaggaaggaaggaaggaaggaaggaaggaaggaaggaaggaaggaaggaaggaaggaagaaagaaagaaagaaagaaagaaagaaagaaagaaagaaagaaagaaagaaagaaagaaagaaagaaagaaagaaagaaagaaagaaagaaagaaagaaagaaagaaagaaagaaaagtggcaTGGGCTGCCTCGAGAGGCTGGAGGCTCCCCATCCCTGGCTGTCTCCAAGCAGGGGCTGGGCTGACCACTTGTCTGCTCTGTTCTACTGGGGATTTCTTTCCTGCATGGGTCAGCCTGGATGGCTGCTGAGGTTCTTTCCACctttcagattctgtgattctgatagAAATTCTCAGATTCTGAGGCTAGGGACTAAGGGCAACCCCAGGCCCCAGACAGCCTGACATTGAGGCCTGGCCCAGGGCTGAGCTTGTGTCCTCCCCTAAAACTGGCCAGGGATTCACCTCTGACCTCAGCCACACACCAGACCGTGGAGAGGCGTTATTCTGGTCATTGgttgaccccccaaaaaaaccaaacaagcaaacaagtcACCTGACCACAGCCTGACAATCCCTACCGCAGATACACCCAAAGCTCTGTGGTAGACTAAGTCCCCATCCCCAGCTTTGAGACTGACCCTTAATCTAGTGACAGGTACCCCTCTCCTATTAACGTGGCTACAAACTGAACCCTAACCCCAGCTCTGGACTGAACCCCCTAATGCTGGTCAGAAATGGTCCCttccttttggggaggggagaagggcaatgagggttaagtgacttgcccagggtcacacatctagtaagcatcaagtgtttgaggccagatttgaactcaggtcctcctgaatccaggactggtgctttacccactgtgccacccagctgcctccagaaATGCTCCCTTCCAGAACCCCAGGCAAAGGCTGAGCCCCTAAAACCTCAACCTTAGGCTGAACCTTGAAGCTTAACCCTAAggcagctgggcctggagtcagggagattcttctttgtgagttcaaggaagacctgagttcaaatccaacctcagacacttactagctatgtgaccctgggcaagtcactttaccctgtttacctcagtttccccaatctataaaatgagccggagaaggaaatgataaaccattctggtatctccgccaagaaaaccccaaatggggtcacaaagggtggGACATggttaaaaatgactgaacaaacccTGACCATGGACTGACACTCTAAAACTAGCTACACCTGTGACAAGAAATCGAGCCTTAGCTCTAGAAGTAGAGAGTTATCAacagcagctgggtggtgcagtggatagagcagtggatttACAgttaagaagacccaagttcaaattctgctctgGACGCTAAACAACGATGTGACATCGTTGCttagcttctgtctgcctcagtttcctcatctgtaaaatggggataataatgacacctccTTTGAGAGGATTCATAAAgtgtttttgcaaaccttaagagtactatataaatgctagctattattattaaaagcatCAATAATTAAATGGGCATTTCCATGGTCCGATTTACATGGTACTTTTAAAGGttacaaagcacttaacctaTACAGGGTATCCCCCAAAGTCTCAGtgtagttttaaactattaaagctttaagctttaattaattcacttattcttCACTACaaacctttgaggtaggtgctacaagTAGTGTactccccatcttacagataactGAGGCTTGGCAAGGTGATGCTGACTGCAGATGTAACATGAACCATGGGACCCTATTGCTCTGCTACCGTCCACCCTGACCCCAGGCCCCAGATTTAATCCAGAGCTTTCCCCATTTATCAACTTCTCAAACTGAACTATGGCTGAGCCCCTCGGAGATCAAGCCCTCATCCTGATCGCAGACAGAACCCTCCCCACCCTCTCCAGGGCAAAGCTGATGATCCCAGGCTGAGGCCTACTGGTCATCTTGCAACAGGGGCCACTGTTGATAAGGAGGctgaggatgggggcagctaggtggcgcagtggatagagcaccggccctggagtcaggaggacctgagttcaaatccagcctcagacacttaacacttactagctgtgtgaccctgggcaagtcacttaaccccaattgccctgcaaaaaaaaaaaaaaaacaaacaaaaaaaggaggcaGAGGATGATCGGGCCTCATGTACTGGCTCCTTACAGAGCAAGCTCTCTACGATCAAACTGTAACTGAACTTGGCTTCCTCCTGGTACATTAGTCAGATAATGGGGCAGAGGCTAGCACCAGCATCAGGAAAACTCAggacctttccttccttccccgtAGAGTTGATGGTTTCTCAGAAGGTCCAGAGGACAGGCTGTAGGCAATGTCTAGGGAACAGGCCAGATGGGCAGTGGAACTCAGCTGAAAACAATATCAAGGATTAGGTATCATCCATTACCTATTACTCAGCTAGTCATAGCTCTGGCTTTCGGCAGGCCCCATCCTGCTCTGAAGCCAGGCCCCTCAGGCCCTGCCTCTGAAGCTGCATCTTCCTGCTGAATTTCCCCATGCTTAACCAACCCCAGTCCCAATCTTGCctcaattctcttctctcttgcccccaaccactaccaccaccatggCAGACAGGCACAAACTCAAGCATTTTTtatcacaaaattattttttttttattttgaggctGGGTGAGGGAAAGGTATAGGAGAGGTGAGGTGGAGGGGTACTGGGAAGGGGTTACTCTACCCAAGGTGAGAGGATATGTCATCCCATGCCCACCCTCCCCTGGGGCCAGTGAAAGGGTGGCTCCCCTCCCCAAGGTCATGGCTGTGACCCTGCATGAGGGGTGGGGCATCCAGTTGCCCACTGTGGGtgtggaagaaagaagaaatggggtAGGGAGGTGGAGAAATGGGGTAGGGAGGTGGAGAAGGATAGGGAAAAAGACACCCACGTCAACCCATGGCACTGCAGGCTGCAGTTCCTACTGGTAGCCACCAGAGGACAGCACAGCCCCAAAGAAGGCTGGAGCCAGGGAACTTGTCCAGAATTCTCCATTCCTTAGGAGGatggcttaaaaaaataaacccctAGAAGCTGGTGTGTCCCCCCCCACTCCCATAAACCCCCAGGGGTAGAGGGTGAGAGGTCAGGGTCAGGGGGTGAAGGGTGAAGGCCAAGAGCTCTGGTGTCTCTGATCTatctctttgtttaaaaaaatcaaaactaacaaaataaatggtttctctctccctccctccctccctccctccctccctccctcccaaagaaCAAAGGTATGTGGGTGATAGGGATTGGTTTGCAAGGTCaaagtcccttccctccatccctcccccccaataaataGATCCAccaacacaaataaataaatagacaaatacataaataaataaatatttagataaataaatagggtctttgtatgtgtatatacataaatctctcattctttctgtctttctctccagtTGGCCCAGTGACATAGGGTCTCCCCAGgcccaacacacacacaacttaCTGGCTTTCTAGCTAAGACACAGgaaaggaggtggggagaggactAGACTCTTCAAGACACAGTATTTCCAAATCTCCATTGGCTGGAGCCTGGAGGGTGGGGGGTCTGGAGAGGGATGGGATTGGAAGAGAAGGAACCCTTCCCAACCAGACAAAGCATTCCAAAGCTGCAGAATCCTGTGCCTGAgggaaggggtggtggtggtgagactGAGGCTGGTATAGAACTGTCAAAGACACATCATTCTGAGGGTTCAGAACAGCAGGAGGGcaggaagggaagcagaaaactggggagaggggggaaggaggaagggacccAAACTAGACATCACTGGGGGAGCGGGAGCGGAAGGGGGACttggaggaggagcagcagcagcagacggCCCACAAGACTTTCTGGATGTCGTGATTTCGGAAGGCATAGATGACAGGGTTGAAGAGAGAGTTGGAGGTGGCTGGGAGCAAGGTGAGATAAGTATAGAGCCAGGGGGAGTGGGAGTCACCCAACAGGCAGTAGACGGCAAAAGGAAGCCAGCAGGCGGCAAAGGCCCCCAGCACCACTGCGAGGGTGGCGATGCCCTTGCGGGTAGCCACATAGTGGGAGGCGGGCAGCAGATGCCGCTGGAGGGCGATCTGCTGGGCATGGCGGCAGACGATCCGGCAGATCTGGGCATAGAGCTGTAACATCACACCGAAGACCATGAAGAAGACCACGGCCAGGACTACCAGGTGGTTCTTGGTCAGTGGGCTCACGACGCCACAGGAGGCTGGCTCATCTAGGCAGTTCCAGGCCAGCACAGGAAGGAGGCCCAGCCCCAGAGCACCCCCCCACACCAGCACCAGCATGGCATATGTCCTCGTCACTGTGGTCTCGGAATAGTAGGTGAGAGCATTGTAGAGGGACAGGTAGCGGTCCACGGTGATGGCCAACAGGCTGTAGATACTGGCCGTGAAGGCAGTGACTAGGACTCCCACCAGGACCAGGCTCAGGATGGGGGAGCCGATGCAATATTTGGAGGCAAAGTGCAGGATGAGGCCCAGGCCGGCTAGCAGGTCTGCAGAGGCCAGGCTACCAATGAGCAGGAACATGGGGGCCCGAAAGGCCGGTGTGCCCACGATGATGGCCACAACCACTGCGTTCTCGCAGAACACCAGGGTCCCAGAGATGCACAGCACCACGTCCCAAGCTGTGGGGAGGGGCAGTGGGGAGGCTGGGCTGGTGTCCCGGGGAGGCTCTACAACACTCTCATTCCCTGATGCCAGCCAGTCCAGGGGGCCTCCTATCCCCTGCATTGTGGTACCTGCTGGAAGAAAAGGTTTGGTGAGAGTCCTGTGGATGCCAGGTTTCACGGGGCTGGGGTTAATGCTCTCTTCTGACACCTAGGATACTGtatgagagatagagagggaaggCAAGTGGCAGTGTCCAGATAGTGCCTGGTGCTTAGAGACACCAGGGTTCTGATGCTTATGAGGGTCATcccttttctttacttcctttagGGATAACTGAGTGCCCCTTACCCAGGTTCCCTACAAGCTGCTCTCCCCTCAGGTGAATTCATTATAAAACAGTCtaaatctccccccacccctgagtctattcaaaaaggaaaaggggggaatTCCCTGTCACTCAGCCCATCCTAAAGGAATGGGGAAACAAGATTGTCCCATGATGCTTGGGGTGGTCTAAGGAGAAGTTAAGGGGGTGGAGTGGCCTCTCCTCTGGCCCCCTCACGGCTCCCCTCCATCCCCTGGGGCTAGGGATGCTGGAAGACCAGCCCTCTTCTCCTTCCACTCGGACACCTGTTTTTCTAGGCCAGGCACCCTCATTCTCCAATTCCCCAGCCCCGACCTCTGTGTCCCTGAACCACGTACCCCCCCCCACAGCTTCACCTGAATTCCCATCCCCTGTCACCCACAAGCCCTCCCCTGAGACCCAGTCTCTCCTCCAACACTTGGGATGCTTAATGGGGCGGCCGCATCCTCCCTGGCCGGACACCTGGGTCCTGCCCCGAGCCGCCCAagtgtcccccacccccagcccgcTCAGGTCAACCTGGGTCATGCAAGGGACCCTCCCACCCGCTCCCTTTTCTTCCAAGACACCCCAAGCCTCTGGCCCGGGCGTCCCTGGCTCCTGCAGCAACGCTAGCATCGCGGACGCCCGGGTCCCGGCGACGGGGCCATCACTCACCAGTCCCGGGGTCCTGGGGCTGCGGCTGGGGCCGGGGCTGGGCTGAGGCTCCGGTCCCCAGCCGGAGGCGTccgctgcagcagcagcagcaggggccAGGGGGTCCCAGCCGCCGCGGGGCCGCCGTGGTCTAAGCCTGGGTCACCGAAGCCCCCGCCTGCAGACCGCCAGCGGAGCGGCGTGACTCACCCGCGCCGGGCCCCGCCCTGAGCCGCCTGCTCTCTGACGTCAGCGGCCCGGCCCGGCCAATGGGCTTCGCGGAAAGCAGCGCAGCGCGCGCCGCGCGGCATGATAATAAGGCCTCGCGCTGGCGGCTCCCCATTCATAAAAAGCAcccggccccgccccctcccgcTCCGTCCTTGAGGCAGCGCCCTCGGCGGGCTGGGCCCGGCGGGCGGGGCTGTGGGGGGCGGCCCGCGTAGGCGGGGACCGTGACGGGGATGGGGATGATGCAGGTGAAgcaaggagaaggaggggggcgCGGGGCGGGGGACAGAGATGGTGGCGGGGAACGGGTGACGCTGCTGGCTGACGCCGATGCGGGCTCTGGGACCTGGGGTGACGAGGATGGGAATTGTGATGGGTAGCGGGGATAGGGACGGGGTGGCGGGGCGGGTAGAGTCATAGAACGAGGAAGTTCTGCGCTGGGAGAGATCTAGAACGTAGTATGTGAGAGCACCCAAAGTCAGAGCTGGAGGTGACCTTAGAGCATAAAATGTCAAACGTGGGAGGACCTAAATAACGAAGATcaaagctgggaggaaccttagaatacAATGTCAAagatgggagggcccttagaacagagaatgtcagagctgggagggcccttagaacagagaatgtcaaagatgggaggacccttagaacacaaaatagagctgggagggaccttagaacacagaaaatcagaactgggagggaccttagaacaaaaaatagagctgggagggacattagaacacaatatcagagctgggaggggccttagaacaaagaatgtcaaaactgggaggacccttagaacgcTGAATGTCAGTACTGGGAGGATCCTTAGAGCACAGAAtatcaaagctggaaggaaccttagaacacagaatgtcagaactggaaggacccttagaacatagaaagtcagagctgggagggtccttagaacagaagatgtcagagctgggaggggccttagaacatagaatgttagagttgggaggagccttagaacacagaacatcagagctgggaggggccttagaatagaCTGTCAgagggagggcccttagaacagaagatgtcagagctgggagggcccttaaaatatagaatgttagagctgggaggaaccttagaacacagaatgtcagaactgggaaggcccttagaatacagaatgtcaaaactgaggggcagctaggtagagcagtggctaaagtgccggccctggattcaggaggacctgagttcaaatctggcctcagacacttgacacttactagctgtgtgaccctgggcaagtcacttaaccctcttttgcccctccctccaaaagaatgttagaactgagagggcccttagaacacaaagAGCTGGgggatcttagaacataaaatattagaacatagaacatcaaAACTtggtacatggggcagctaggtggcacagtggatagagcaccggccctggaatcaggagtacctgagttcaaacccggtctcagacacttaacacatgcttactagctgtgtgaccctgggcaagtcacttagccccaattgcctcactaaaaacaaaacaaaacaaaacaaacttgggACATAGAATGTCATCTGTTCCAATGCTCTGGTTTCCCAAAAGAATGAGCATGACTtgaaaggagaaatgact
This window contains:
- the GPR3 gene encoding G-protein coupled receptor 3, with amino-acid sequence MQGIGGPLDWLASGNESVVEPPRDTSPASPLPLPTAWDVVLCISGTLVFCENAVVVAIIVGTPAFRAPMFLLIGSLASADLLAGLGLILHFASKYCIGSPILSLVLVGVLVTAFTASIYSLLAITVDRYLSLYNALTYYSETTVTRTYAMLVLVWGGALGLGLLPVLAWNCLDEPASCGVVSPLTKNHLVVLAVVFFMVFGVMLQLYAQICRIVCRHAQQIALQRHLLPASHYVATRKGIATLAVVLGAFAACWLPFAVYCLLGDSHSPWLYTYLTLLPATSNSLFNPVIYAFRNHDIQKVLWAVCCCCSSSKSPFRSRSPSDV